ATCGTCTCCAACCTCCAGAACTTCCTGCTGGCCGGCCACCTGACCGCGACCGCGCTGCTCGGCACGGTGGTGCTGAACCTGCTGCGCGACCGCCGCCAGTGGGAGCTGCTCTGCGAGCAGCCGCAGCTCATCCCCGCGGCCATCGAGGAGGCGGCCCGGTTCGAGGCGCCCATCCAGGGCTTTCGCCGTACGGTCACCACGGGCGTTTCGCTGAGCGGTACCGAACTGCACGAGGACGACGTGGTCTTCGTCTCCTTCGCCTCGGCCGGCCGTGACGCGGACGCCCACGAGCGTCCGGACGAGTTCGACATCTCCCGACCGGCCCTCCGCCACGTGTCGTTCGGGCACGGACCCCACGGCTGCCCCGGCTCGCAACTGGCCAAGGAGCAGGTGCGGATCACCCTGGAAATCCTGATCCGCGAACTTCCCGGCCTGTGCCTGGCCCGCACCGACGTCACCATGGCCCCCACGCTCATCCACCGCTCTCCCGAGGCACTCCACCTCGCCTGGTGAGGCGGCGGACGGATGCCGTTCGACGCCCACCGGACGGTCACTGACATCGGTGTCTGCCTTCGGCCGTCGGTATCAGGCGACCTGTTGATGATCACGAAGATGGCCGCGAACGGATGGCGTCGCCGAGGCGCTGGGGGCCGGTGCATGGGACCCGTATGGGCGGTGATGGAGACCTCCGGGTTTCGATGGCTACTCGGTGATGCGGTAGCCGACGCCCGGCGTGGTGGCGATGATCGGCGGGTCGCCGAGTTTGCGGCGGAGGCGGCCGATCGTGACGGTGACCGTGTTGGTGAGCGGATCCGCGTGTTCGTCCCAGACCTGTTCGAGGAGGTCCTCGGTGCTGAGGAAGGCCGGGGTGGCCCGCAGGAGCGCTTCCAGGAGGGCGAACTCCTTGACCGACAGGTCCAGCCGGCGGCCGTCGCGGGTGACCGTACGGCGCAGGGGGTCGAGTTCGATGCCCGCGGCGCGCAGGGTGCGGGCGCGGACGGAGGGCTGGCGGCGGGCCAGGGAGCGGATGCGGAGGACCAGTTCGGGGAAGTGGAAGGGCTTGGCGAGGTAGTCGTCGGCCCCCAGGGACAGGCCGCTGACGCGGTCGCCGGGGGAGCCCGCCGCGGTCAGCATCAGGACCATCACGCGGTCGTCGCGCTCGGTGATCATCTGGCAGAGGGTGTCGCCGTGGATCCCGGGCAGATCGCGGTCGAGGACGACCACGTCGTAGGCGTTGACGTCGAGCTTGG
This window of the Nonomuraea africana genome carries:
- a CDS encoding response regulator transcription factor, which gives rise to MRVLVVEDARALAEVLAEGLRDQGMAVDLAHDGLEAAAKLDVNAYDVVVLDRDLPGIHGDTLCQMITERDDRVMVLMLTAAGSPGDRVSGLSLGADDYLAKPFHFPELVLRIRSLARRQPSVRARTLRAAGIELDPLRRTVTRDGRRLDLSVKEFALLEALLRATPAFLSTEDLLEQVWDEHADPLTNTVTVTIGRLRRKLGDPPIIATTPGVGYRITE